A genome region from Euphorbia lathyris chromosome 4, ddEupLath1.1, whole genome shotgun sequence includes the following:
- the LOC136225945 gene encoding LRR receptor-like serine/threonine-protein kinase EFR isoform X2: MRKMKSLWVIIVLFTLCLLKCSAEIRDTNISTDEDVLLALKAHITSDPQNLLASNWSNKATSVCSWIGITCGIRHQRVRGIALSNMGLTGLIPTSVYNLSELRSLYLSRNSLEGRIPEVIGNLYNMEVLDLSRNKLSGAIPARIFNISSLQEFYINNNWLSGSIPTTFLLKNNMSSLRILNLPGNNLTGSIPWNMFTHLPSLEGISLSSNLFTGQIPSTLLACKRLRILSLSYNHLEGDIHRDIGNLTMLQELYLGFSDLKGEIPKSMGNLINLEVLSMTRNSIGGKIPSSFGNLTRLKILHFSENILTGSIPSEMGNLAYLELLQLGINNLDGILPSRIFNMSTLKVLALLYNNLSGSLPPSFGFHFPNLEHLYIEQNNFEGPIPISLSNISTLTRIDLSSNMFFGSIPDAIGNLRNLERLNLGSNQLSSQSFSSGSSLFSSLTNCKNLTILELSSNPLNTALEISIGNLSSSLEYFNIADSGLTNSIPEEIGNLSSLISLDLGHNDLKGFIPSAIGKLRKLQVLDLRLNRIQRSIPFELCGIQSLVYLYFGGNMLSEKIPSCLGNLSSLSKLYLQSNRLNFTIPSTLWRLKNIMELNLSSNSLIGSLPLDIDNLKDVTLFDLSGNQLSGSIPPSFGNLKSLTYLSLSNNRLEGSIPQSFGDVTSLEFLDLSINNLSGEIPKSLEKLKYLVDFNVSFNQIQGEIPSGGPFINLSPQSFLGNTELCGAPKFKVHPCKTSSHNQLKKTKIALVVIGVTVLALGIVIVILIWYWKRKTKSSDHQGHFPPLATWERLSVHELQQATDKFDDVNLVGRGAFGSVYKGTLSNGMSIAVKVYNLEFEGAFKSFYVECEVLRWIRHRNLVKIVTSCCTIELKALVMEFMSNGSLEKWLYSHNYSLDIFQRLNIVIDVASALEYLHHGCREPIVHCDLKPTNILLDEDMVAHVTDFGISKLMGEDQYVIQTVTLATVGYMAPEYGSEGLVSVKGDIYSFGILLMETLTRRKPTDEIFNGEMSMKQWIKDSLPYGVTKLADPNLLRVNELQYLAKTDCISSIMELALMCCADLPEERLNSKDVHNVLNKIKEKFLKDSQLTK; this comes from the exons ATGCGAAAAATGAAGTCTTTATGGGTGATAATTGTATTGTTCACCTTGTGTTTGTTGAAATGCTCAGCTGAAATCAGAGACACAAATATCAGCACTGATGAGGATGTATTGCTTGCTTTGAAAGCTCATATTACAAGTGATCCTCAAAATTTATTAGCATCCAACTGGTCTAACAAGGCTACTTCAGTTTGCAGTTGGATTGGTATTACTTGTGGAATTCGTCATCAAAGAGTTAGAGGTATAGCACTCTCCAACATGGGTCTAACAG GTCTTATTCCAACATCAGTATACAACCTTTCAGAGCTTCGGAGTCTTTACTTGTCACGGAATAGTCTTGAAGGGCGAATTCCAGAAGTGATTGGAAATCTTTACAACATGGAAGTATTAGACTTGAGTAGAAACAAGCTTTCAGGAGCTATACCCGCTCGCATCTTCAATATTTCTTCATTGCAAGAATTTTATATTAACAATAATTGGTTGTCAGGTTCCATCCCAACAACCTTCCTACTCAAGAATAATATGTCTTCACTTCGAATATTGAATCTTCCCGGAAATAATCTGACAGGCTCTATTCCATGGAATATGTTTACTCATCTTCCAAGTTTAGAAGGGATATCTTTGAGTTCCAACTTATTCACTGGTCAAATTCCTTCCACTCTGTTGGCATGCAAGAGACTACGAATTTTATCCTTGTCTTACAATCATTTGGAAGGAGATATACACAGGGATATTGGGAATCTCACCATGCTTCAAGAATTATATCTTGGCTTTAGCGACTTGAAAG GGGAAATTCCAAAGTCTATGGGGAATCTTATAAATTTGGAGGTGTTATCCATGACAAGAAATTCCATAGGTGGTAAAATTCCTTCTTCTTTTGGAAACCTGACCCGGTTAAAGATTCTTCACTTTTCTGAAAACATATTGACAG GTAGCATTCCCTCTGAAATGGGTAACCTTGCTTACCTAGAATTACTACAACTTGGAATTAACAATCTTGATGGAATACTTCCTTCTagaatttttaatatgtcaacATTGAAGGTGTTGGCATTGCTTTATAATAATCTCTCAGGCAGTCTTCCTCCAAGCTTTGGTTTTCATTTTCCCAATCTTGAGCATCtttatattgaacaaaataacTTTGAAGGTCCTATTCCCATATCTTTGTCTAATATCTCTACGCTTACTCGAATAGACTTGTCTTCAAACATGTTCTTTGGCTCTATTCCTGATGCAATTGGTAATTTAAGAAACCTTGAACGTCTCAATTTGGGAAGCAATCAGCTCAGTAGCCAATCTTTCTCTTCAGGATCGAGTTTATTCTCTTCATTGACAAACTGCAAGAATTTGACCATTTTAGAACTAAGTAGCAATCCACTCAATACTGCTCTGGAAATTTCTATAGGAAATCTATCTTCTTCCCTTGAATATTTCAACATAGCTGATTCTGGACTTACAAACAGCATTCCCGAGGAAATTGGAAACTTAAGCAGCTTGATTTCATTGGATTTGGGACATAATGATTTAAAAGGATTCATTCCTTCGGCAATTGGAAAATTGAGGAAGCTTCAAGTATTAGATCTCCGATTAAATAGAATACAAAGGTCCATACCTTTTGAATTGTGTGGCATACAGAGTTTGGTTTACTTATATTTTGGGGGAAATATGCTCTCTGAAAAGATTCCTTCTTGCTTAGGCAATCTAAGTTCTCTGAGCAAACTATATTTGCAATCCAACAGACTTAATTTTACTATTCCCTCAACCTTATGGAGGCTTAAAAATATCATGGAACTGAACCTGTCATCAAATTCCTTAATTGGTTCTCTTCCTCTAGATATTGACAATTTGAAAGATGTTACACTATTTGATTTGTCAGGGAATCAATTATCAGGTAGTATCCCACCTAGCTTTGGAAACCTCAAATCGTTaacttatctctctctatctaaTAATAGATTAGAGGGTTCTATTCCTCAATCATTTGGTGATGTTACAAGCTTGGAGTTCTTGGATTTATCAATCAACAATCTCTCTGGAGAAATCCCCAAGTCCTTGGAGAAGCTAAAATATCTTGTAGATTTTAATGTGTCCTTCAATCAAATACAAGGAGAAATTCCTAGTGGAGGACCATTTATAAACTTATCACCTCAATCATTTCTAGGAAATACAGAACTTTGCGGGGCACCCAAATTCAAAGTCCATCCATGCAAAACTAGTAGTCATAACCAATTAAAGAAAACAAAGATAGCACTTGTTGTGATTGGAGTAACAGTTTTGGCACTTGGAATTGTTATTGTCATCCTAATTTGGTAttggaaaaggaaaacaaaatcGTCGGATCATCAAGGACATTTTCCACCTTTAGCAACATGGGAAAGACTTTCTGTTCATGAGCTTCAACAGGCAACAGATAAATTTGACGATGTGAACTTGGTTGGCAGGGGGGCTTTTGGCTCAGTATACAAAGGAACTCTTTCTAATGGGATGTCCATTGCAGTCAAGGTTTACAATTTGGAGTTTGAAGGAGCATTCAAGAGTTTTTATGTGGAGTGTGAAGTACTACGTTGGATTCGTCATAGAAATCTTGTGAAAATAGTCACCAGTTGTTGTACCATTGAACTCAAAGCTTTAGTCATGGAGTTCATGTCCAATGGGAGTTTGGAAAAGTGGTTGTATTCTCACAACTACTCTTTAGACATTTTCCAAAGATTGAACATAGTAATTGATGTTGCATCAGCACTTGAATATCTTCATCATGGTTGTAGAGAACCTATTGTCCATTGTGATTTGAAGCCCACTAATATACTTCTAGACGAAGATATGGTTGCTCACGTAACTGATTTTGGCATATCAAAACTCATGGGAGAAGATCAATATGTCATACAAACCGTGACTCTTGCTACAGTTGGATACATGGCACCAG AGTATGGATCTGAAGGACTTGTTTCCGTAAAGGGTGATATATACAGCTTTGGTATTTTGTTGATGGAAACTTTGACTCGAAGAAAGCCTACAGATGAGATTTTTAATGGAGAAATGAGCATGAAGCAATGGATCAAAGATTCATTACCTTATGGAGTCACTAAACTTGCAGATCCCAATTTGCTTAGGGTCAACGAACTGCAGTATTTGGCTAAGACAGATTGCATATCATCGATTATGGAGTTGGCCTTAATGTGTTGTGCAGATTTACCCGAGGAGAGGCTTAATAGCAAAGATGTTCACAATGTTCtcaacaagatcaaagaaaagtTTCTCAAAGATTCTCAGCTGACTAAATAA
- the LOC136225945 gene encoding putative receptor-like protein kinase At3g47110 isoform X1: MRKMKSLWVIIVLFTLCLLKCSAEIRDTNISTDEDVLLALKAHITSDPQNLLASNWSNKATSVCSWIGITCGIRHQRVRGIALSNMGLTGIVPPHIGNLSFLVYISLHNNSFHGSLPIQFANLRRLKIVDLGYNLFNGVIPSWIGSFTHLQILHLHSNKFEGLIPTSVYNLSELRSLYLSRNSLEGRIPEVIGNLYNMEVLDLSRNKLSGAIPARIFNISSLQEFYINNNWLSGSIPTTFLLKNNMSSLRILNLPGNNLTGSIPWNMFTHLPSLEGISLSSNLFTGQIPSTLLACKRLRILSLSYNHLEGDIHRDIGNLTMLQELYLGFSDLKGEIPKSMGNLINLEVLSMTRNSIGGKIPSSFGNLTRLKILHFSENILTGSIPSEMGNLAYLELLQLGINNLDGILPSRIFNMSTLKVLALLYNNLSGSLPPSFGFHFPNLEHLYIEQNNFEGPIPISLSNISTLTRIDLSSNMFFGSIPDAIGNLRNLERLNLGSNQLSSQSFSSGSSLFSSLTNCKNLTILELSSNPLNTALEISIGNLSSSLEYFNIADSGLTNSIPEEIGNLSSLISLDLGHNDLKGFIPSAIGKLRKLQVLDLRLNRIQRSIPFELCGIQSLVYLYFGGNMLSEKIPSCLGNLSSLSKLYLQSNRLNFTIPSTLWRLKNIMELNLSSNSLIGSLPLDIDNLKDVTLFDLSGNQLSGSIPPSFGNLKSLTYLSLSNNRLEGSIPQSFGDVTSLEFLDLSINNLSGEIPKSLEKLKYLVDFNVSFNQIQGEIPSGGPFINLSPQSFLGNTELCGAPKFKVHPCKTSSHNQLKKTKIALVVIGVTVLALGIVIVILIWYWKRKTKSSDHQGHFPPLATWERLSVHELQQATDKFDDVNLVGRGAFGSVYKGTLSNGMSIAVKVYNLEFEGAFKSFYVECEVLRWIRHRNLVKIVTSCCTIELKALVMEFMSNGSLEKWLYSHNYSLDIFQRLNIVIDVASALEYLHHGCREPIVHCDLKPTNILLDEDMVAHVTDFGISKLMGEDQYVIQTVTLATVGYMAPEYGSEGLVSVKGDIYSFGILLMETLTRRKPTDEIFNGEMSMKQWIKDSLPYGVTKLADPNLLRVNELQYLAKTDCISSIMELALMCCADLPEERLNSKDVHNVLNKIKEKFLKDSQLTK; this comes from the exons ATGCGAAAAATGAAGTCTTTATGGGTGATAATTGTATTGTTCACCTTGTGTTTGTTGAAATGCTCAGCTGAAATCAGAGACACAAATATCAGCACTGATGAGGATGTATTGCTTGCTTTGAAAGCTCATATTACAAGTGATCCTCAAAATTTATTAGCATCCAACTGGTCTAACAAGGCTACTTCAGTTTGCAGTTGGATTGGTATTACTTGTGGAATTCGTCATCAAAGAGTTAGAGGTATAGCACTCTCCAACATGGGTCTAACAGGTATCGTTCCTCCGCATATTGGAAACCTTTCATTCCTGGTCTATATCTCTTTACATAATAATTCTTTCCATGGCTCTCTGCCTATTCAATTTGCCAACTTACGAAGATTGAAAATCGTTGACTTGGGATATAATCTTTTTAACGGGGTTATCCCCTCGTGGATTGGATCTTTCACTCATCTTCAAATCCTTCATCTACATTCTAACAAGTTTGAAG GTCTTATTCCAACATCAGTATACAACCTTTCAGAGCTTCGGAGTCTTTACTTGTCACGGAATAGTCTTGAAGGGCGAATTCCAGAAGTGATTGGAAATCTTTACAACATGGAAGTATTAGACTTGAGTAGAAACAAGCTTTCAGGAGCTATACCCGCTCGCATCTTCAATATTTCTTCATTGCAAGAATTTTATATTAACAATAATTGGTTGTCAGGTTCCATCCCAACAACCTTCCTACTCAAGAATAATATGTCTTCACTTCGAATATTGAATCTTCCCGGAAATAATCTGACAGGCTCTATTCCATGGAATATGTTTACTCATCTTCCAAGTTTAGAAGGGATATCTTTGAGTTCCAACTTATTCACTGGTCAAATTCCTTCCACTCTGTTGGCATGCAAGAGACTACGAATTTTATCCTTGTCTTACAATCATTTGGAAGGAGATATACACAGGGATATTGGGAATCTCACCATGCTTCAAGAATTATATCTTGGCTTTAGCGACTTGAAAG GGGAAATTCCAAAGTCTATGGGGAATCTTATAAATTTGGAGGTGTTATCCATGACAAGAAATTCCATAGGTGGTAAAATTCCTTCTTCTTTTGGAAACCTGACCCGGTTAAAGATTCTTCACTTTTCTGAAAACATATTGACAG GTAGCATTCCCTCTGAAATGGGTAACCTTGCTTACCTAGAATTACTACAACTTGGAATTAACAATCTTGATGGAATACTTCCTTCTagaatttttaatatgtcaacATTGAAGGTGTTGGCATTGCTTTATAATAATCTCTCAGGCAGTCTTCCTCCAAGCTTTGGTTTTCATTTTCCCAATCTTGAGCATCtttatattgaacaaaataacTTTGAAGGTCCTATTCCCATATCTTTGTCTAATATCTCTACGCTTACTCGAATAGACTTGTCTTCAAACATGTTCTTTGGCTCTATTCCTGATGCAATTGGTAATTTAAGAAACCTTGAACGTCTCAATTTGGGAAGCAATCAGCTCAGTAGCCAATCTTTCTCTTCAGGATCGAGTTTATTCTCTTCATTGACAAACTGCAAGAATTTGACCATTTTAGAACTAAGTAGCAATCCACTCAATACTGCTCTGGAAATTTCTATAGGAAATCTATCTTCTTCCCTTGAATATTTCAACATAGCTGATTCTGGACTTACAAACAGCATTCCCGAGGAAATTGGAAACTTAAGCAGCTTGATTTCATTGGATTTGGGACATAATGATTTAAAAGGATTCATTCCTTCGGCAATTGGAAAATTGAGGAAGCTTCAAGTATTAGATCTCCGATTAAATAGAATACAAAGGTCCATACCTTTTGAATTGTGTGGCATACAGAGTTTGGTTTACTTATATTTTGGGGGAAATATGCTCTCTGAAAAGATTCCTTCTTGCTTAGGCAATCTAAGTTCTCTGAGCAAACTATATTTGCAATCCAACAGACTTAATTTTACTATTCCCTCAACCTTATGGAGGCTTAAAAATATCATGGAACTGAACCTGTCATCAAATTCCTTAATTGGTTCTCTTCCTCTAGATATTGACAATTTGAAAGATGTTACACTATTTGATTTGTCAGGGAATCAATTATCAGGTAGTATCCCACCTAGCTTTGGAAACCTCAAATCGTTaacttatctctctctatctaaTAATAGATTAGAGGGTTCTATTCCTCAATCATTTGGTGATGTTACAAGCTTGGAGTTCTTGGATTTATCAATCAACAATCTCTCTGGAGAAATCCCCAAGTCCTTGGAGAAGCTAAAATATCTTGTAGATTTTAATGTGTCCTTCAATCAAATACAAGGAGAAATTCCTAGTGGAGGACCATTTATAAACTTATCACCTCAATCATTTCTAGGAAATACAGAACTTTGCGGGGCACCCAAATTCAAAGTCCATCCATGCAAAACTAGTAGTCATAACCAATTAAAGAAAACAAAGATAGCACTTGTTGTGATTGGAGTAACAGTTTTGGCACTTGGAATTGTTATTGTCATCCTAATTTGGTAttggaaaaggaaaacaaaatcGTCGGATCATCAAGGACATTTTCCACCTTTAGCAACATGGGAAAGACTTTCTGTTCATGAGCTTCAACAGGCAACAGATAAATTTGACGATGTGAACTTGGTTGGCAGGGGGGCTTTTGGCTCAGTATACAAAGGAACTCTTTCTAATGGGATGTCCATTGCAGTCAAGGTTTACAATTTGGAGTTTGAAGGAGCATTCAAGAGTTTTTATGTGGAGTGTGAAGTACTACGTTGGATTCGTCATAGAAATCTTGTGAAAATAGTCACCAGTTGTTGTACCATTGAACTCAAAGCTTTAGTCATGGAGTTCATGTCCAATGGGAGTTTGGAAAAGTGGTTGTATTCTCACAACTACTCTTTAGACATTTTCCAAAGATTGAACATAGTAATTGATGTTGCATCAGCACTTGAATATCTTCATCATGGTTGTAGAGAACCTATTGTCCATTGTGATTTGAAGCCCACTAATATACTTCTAGACGAAGATATGGTTGCTCACGTAACTGATTTTGGCATATCAAAACTCATGGGAGAAGATCAATATGTCATACAAACCGTGACTCTTGCTACAGTTGGATACATGGCACCAG AGTATGGATCTGAAGGACTTGTTTCCGTAAAGGGTGATATATACAGCTTTGGTATTTTGTTGATGGAAACTTTGACTCGAAGAAAGCCTACAGATGAGATTTTTAATGGAGAAATGAGCATGAAGCAATGGATCAAAGATTCATTACCTTATGGAGTCACTAAACTTGCAGATCCCAATTTGCTTAGGGTCAACGAACTGCAGTATTTGGCTAAGACAGATTGCATATCATCGATTATGGAGTTGGCCTTAATGTGTTGTGCAGATTTACCCGAGGAGAGGCTTAATAGCAAAGATGTTCACAATGTTCtcaacaagatcaaagaaaagtTTCTCAAAGATTCTCAGCTGACTAAATAA
- the LOC136225945 gene encoding LRR receptor-like serine/threonine-protein kinase GSO1 isoform X3, with the protein MGLTGIVPPHIGNLSFLVYISLHNNSFHGSLPIQFANLRRLKIVDLGYNLFNGVIPSWIGSFTHLQILHLHSNKFEGLIPTSVYNLSELRSLYLSRNSLEGRIPEVIGNLYNMEVLDLSRNKLSGAIPARIFNISSLQEFYINNNWLSGSIPTTFLLKNNMSSLRILNLPGNNLTGSIPWNMFTHLPSLEGISLSSNLFTGQIPSTLLACKRLRILSLSYNHLEGDIHRDIGNLTMLQELYLGFSDLKGEIPKSMGNLINLEVLSMTRNSIGGKIPSSFGNLTRLKILHFSENILTGSIPSEMGNLAYLELLQLGINNLDGILPSRIFNMSTLKVLALLYNNLSGSLPPSFGFHFPNLEHLYIEQNNFEGPIPISLSNISTLTRIDLSSNMFFGSIPDAIGNLRNLERLNLGSNQLSSQSFSSGSSLFSSLTNCKNLTILELSSNPLNTALEISIGNLSSSLEYFNIADSGLTNSIPEEIGNLSSLISLDLGHNDLKGFIPSAIGKLRKLQVLDLRLNRIQRSIPFELCGIQSLVYLYFGGNMLSEKIPSCLGNLSSLSKLYLQSNRLNFTIPSTLWRLKNIMELNLSSNSLIGSLPLDIDNLKDVTLFDLSGNQLSGSIPPSFGNLKSLTYLSLSNNRLEGSIPQSFGDVTSLEFLDLSINNLSGEIPKSLEKLKYLVDFNVSFNQIQGEIPSGGPFINLSPQSFLGNTELCGAPKFKVHPCKTSSHNQLKKTKIALVVIGVTVLALGIVIVILIWYWKRKTKSSDHQGHFPPLATWERLSVHELQQATDKFDDVNLVGRGAFGSVYKGTLSNGMSIAVKVYNLEFEGAFKSFYVECEVLRWIRHRNLVKIVTSCCTIELKALVMEFMSNGSLEKWLYSHNYSLDIFQRLNIVIDVASALEYLHHGCREPIVHCDLKPTNILLDEDMVAHVTDFGISKLMGEDQYVIQTVTLATVGYMAPEYGSEGLVSVKGDIYSFGILLMETLTRRKPTDEIFNGEMSMKQWIKDSLPYGVTKLADPNLLRVNELQYLAKTDCISSIMELALMCCADLPEERLNSKDVHNVLNKIKEKFLKDSQLTK; encoded by the exons ATGGGTCTAACAGGTATCGTTCCTCCGCATATTGGAAACCTTTCATTCCTGGTCTATATCTCTTTACATAATAATTCTTTCCATGGCTCTCTGCCTATTCAATTTGCCAACTTACGAAGATTGAAAATCGTTGACTTGGGATATAATCTTTTTAACGGGGTTATCCCCTCGTGGATTGGATCTTTCACTCATCTTCAAATCCTTCATCTACATTCTAACAAGTTTGAAG GTCTTATTCCAACATCAGTATACAACCTTTCAGAGCTTCGGAGTCTTTACTTGTCACGGAATAGTCTTGAAGGGCGAATTCCAGAAGTGATTGGAAATCTTTACAACATGGAAGTATTAGACTTGAGTAGAAACAAGCTTTCAGGAGCTATACCCGCTCGCATCTTCAATATTTCTTCATTGCAAGAATTTTATATTAACAATAATTGGTTGTCAGGTTCCATCCCAACAACCTTCCTACTCAAGAATAATATGTCTTCACTTCGAATATTGAATCTTCCCGGAAATAATCTGACAGGCTCTATTCCATGGAATATGTTTACTCATCTTCCAAGTTTAGAAGGGATATCTTTGAGTTCCAACTTATTCACTGGTCAAATTCCTTCCACTCTGTTGGCATGCAAGAGACTACGAATTTTATCCTTGTCTTACAATCATTTGGAAGGAGATATACACAGGGATATTGGGAATCTCACCATGCTTCAAGAATTATATCTTGGCTTTAGCGACTTGAAAG GGGAAATTCCAAAGTCTATGGGGAATCTTATAAATTTGGAGGTGTTATCCATGACAAGAAATTCCATAGGTGGTAAAATTCCTTCTTCTTTTGGAAACCTGACCCGGTTAAAGATTCTTCACTTTTCTGAAAACATATTGACAG GTAGCATTCCCTCTGAAATGGGTAACCTTGCTTACCTAGAATTACTACAACTTGGAATTAACAATCTTGATGGAATACTTCCTTCTagaatttttaatatgtcaacATTGAAGGTGTTGGCATTGCTTTATAATAATCTCTCAGGCAGTCTTCCTCCAAGCTTTGGTTTTCATTTTCCCAATCTTGAGCATCtttatattgaacaaaataacTTTGAAGGTCCTATTCCCATATCTTTGTCTAATATCTCTACGCTTACTCGAATAGACTTGTCTTCAAACATGTTCTTTGGCTCTATTCCTGATGCAATTGGTAATTTAAGAAACCTTGAACGTCTCAATTTGGGAAGCAATCAGCTCAGTAGCCAATCTTTCTCTTCAGGATCGAGTTTATTCTCTTCATTGACAAACTGCAAGAATTTGACCATTTTAGAACTAAGTAGCAATCCACTCAATACTGCTCTGGAAATTTCTATAGGAAATCTATCTTCTTCCCTTGAATATTTCAACATAGCTGATTCTGGACTTACAAACAGCATTCCCGAGGAAATTGGAAACTTAAGCAGCTTGATTTCATTGGATTTGGGACATAATGATTTAAAAGGATTCATTCCTTCGGCAATTGGAAAATTGAGGAAGCTTCAAGTATTAGATCTCCGATTAAATAGAATACAAAGGTCCATACCTTTTGAATTGTGTGGCATACAGAGTTTGGTTTACTTATATTTTGGGGGAAATATGCTCTCTGAAAAGATTCCTTCTTGCTTAGGCAATCTAAGTTCTCTGAGCAAACTATATTTGCAATCCAACAGACTTAATTTTACTATTCCCTCAACCTTATGGAGGCTTAAAAATATCATGGAACTGAACCTGTCATCAAATTCCTTAATTGGTTCTCTTCCTCTAGATATTGACAATTTGAAAGATGTTACACTATTTGATTTGTCAGGGAATCAATTATCAGGTAGTATCCCACCTAGCTTTGGAAACCTCAAATCGTTaacttatctctctctatctaaTAATAGATTAGAGGGTTCTATTCCTCAATCATTTGGTGATGTTACAAGCTTGGAGTTCTTGGATTTATCAATCAACAATCTCTCTGGAGAAATCCCCAAGTCCTTGGAGAAGCTAAAATATCTTGTAGATTTTAATGTGTCCTTCAATCAAATACAAGGAGAAATTCCTAGTGGAGGACCATTTATAAACTTATCACCTCAATCATTTCTAGGAAATACAGAACTTTGCGGGGCACCCAAATTCAAAGTCCATCCATGCAAAACTAGTAGTCATAACCAATTAAAGAAAACAAAGATAGCACTTGTTGTGATTGGAGTAACAGTTTTGGCACTTGGAATTGTTATTGTCATCCTAATTTGGTAttggaaaaggaaaacaaaatcGTCGGATCATCAAGGACATTTTCCACCTTTAGCAACATGGGAAAGACTTTCTGTTCATGAGCTTCAACAGGCAACAGATAAATTTGACGATGTGAACTTGGTTGGCAGGGGGGCTTTTGGCTCAGTATACAAAGGAACTCTTTCTAATGGGATGTCCATTGCAGTCAAGGTTTACAATTTGGAGTTTGAAGGAGCATTCAAGAGTTTTTATGTGGAGTGTGAAGTACTACGTTGGATTCGTCATAGAAATCTTGTGAAAATAGTCACCAGTTGTTGTACCATTGAACTCAAAGCTTTAGTCATGGAGTTCATGTCCAATGGGAGTTTGGAAAAGTGGTTGTATTCTCACAACTACTCTTTAGACATTTTCCAAAGATTGAACATAGTAATTGATGTTGCATCAGCACTTGAATATCTTCATCATGGTTGTAGAGAACCTATTGTCCATTGTGATTTGAAGCCCACTAATATACTTCTAGACGAAGATATGGTTGCTCACGTAACTGATTTTGGCATATCAAAACTCATGGGAGAAGATCAATATGTCATACAAACCGTGACTCTTGCTACAGTTGGATACATGGCACCAG AGTATGGATCTGAAGGACTTGTTTCCGTAAAGGGTGATATATACAGCTTTGGTATTTTGTTGATGGAAACTTTGACTCGAAGAAAGCCTACAGATGAGATTTTTAATGGAGAAATGAGCATGAAGCAATGGATCAAAGATTCATTACCTTATGGAGTCACTAAACTTGCAGATCCCAATTTGCTTAGGGTCAACGAACTGCAGTATTTGGCTAAGACAGATTGCATATCATCGATTATGGAGTTGGCCTTAATGTGTTGTGCAGATTTACCCGAGGAGAGGCTTAATAGCAAAGATGTTCACAATGTTCtcaacaagatcaaagaaaagtTTCTCAAAGATTCTCAGCTGACTAAATAA